A stretch of Aedes aegypti strain LVP_AGWG chromosome 2, AaegL5.0 Primary Assembly, whole genome shotgun sequence DNA encodes these proteins:
- the LOC23687823 gene encoding vitelline membrane protein 15a-2, whose protein sequence is MNKIIAALVLFTAVIGALADYPAPPPPPPKPYHAPPPPPYHAPPHHAPAPLHPVVHTYPVKAPAAKCGANLLVGCAPSVAHVPCVPVHPHPPPPAHY, encoded by the coding sequence ATGAACAAGATCATCGCAGCATTGGTCCTCTTCACCGCCGTCATCGGTGCCCTGGCTGACTATCCAGCCCCACCTCCACCACCACCGAAGCCATACCACGCCCCTCCCCCACCACCGTACCACGCCCCACCCCACCATGCTCCGGCCCCACTCCACCCCGTTGTCCACACATACCCGGTCAAGGCCCCTGCTGCCAAGTGCGGTGCTAACCTTCTGGTAGGATGCGCTCCAAGCGTTGCCCACGTGCCATGCGTCCCGGTGCACCCACACCCACCACCACCAGCCCACTACTAA